In one window of Azotobacter salinestris DNA:
- a CDS encoding IS481 family transposase: MGGPLPRLKMGFMERFQWRSRDTVEDAPMGPSTPRSTSLTPLQEAAALVFREKMLLPLDDCLHALQRTIPTLTRSSLHRIFQRHGVSQLPRASEPGREKKPFKRYPLGYLHIDITETRTPEGKAYLFVAIDRTSKFVHARLYAQATRKTAVDFLHSTLKALPYRVHTVLTDNGIQFAKKAGTEAYRAHPFDALCQRHGIEHRLTKSFQPWTNGQVERMNRTIKEATTKAFHYTSLEELRSHLRDYLWAYNSTRPLRALKGRTPIGFILGQWHKDPQPFKGDPGHYFFSGPNT, encoded by the coding sequence ATCGGCGGGCCTTTACCTCGGTTGAAGATGGGGTTCATGGAGCGCTTTCAATGGCGCAGCCGCGACACGGTCGAGGATGCGCCCATGGGGCCCAGCACCCCGCGCTCGACCTCCCTGACACCGCTGCAGGAAGCCGCCGCACTGGTGTTCCGAGAGAAGATGCTCCTGCCGCTGGATGACTGCCTGCATGCGCTGCAACGAACCATTCCCACGCTGACCCGCTCGAGCCTGCACCGCATCTTCCAGCGCCACGGCGTCAGCCAGCTGCCTCGTGCGAGCGAGCCGGGCCGGGAGAAAAAGCCCTTCAAGCGTTATCCGCTGGGTTATCTGCACATCGACATCACCGAGACGCGGACCCCCGAGGGCAAGGCCTATCTCTTCGTCGCGATCGACCGCACCAGCAAGTTCGTCCATGCCAGGCTGTACGCGCAGGCCACCCGCAAGACCGCCGTCGACTTCCTGCACTCCACCCTGAAGGCCTTGCCGTATCGCGTCCACACGGTCCTGACCGACAACGGTATCCAGTTCGCCAAAAAGGCCGGAACCGAGGCTTACCGGGCACATCCGTTCGATGCGCTCTGCCAGCGGCACGGTATCGAACATCGCCTGACCAAATCCTTCCAGCCCTGGACCAACGGCCAGGTCGAGCGGATGAACCGGACGATCAAGGAGGCCACGACCAAGGCGTTTCACTACACCTCGCTCGAGGAGCTCCGGTCGCATCTTAGGGACTACCTCTGGGCGTATAACAGCACTCGTCCGTTACGCGCACTGAAAGGACGTACGCCGATTGGCTTTATCCTGGGACAGTGGCATAAGGATCCGCAGCCCTTCAAAGGCGATCCTGGCCACTACTTCTTCTCGGGACCAAACACGTAA
- the tnpC gene encoding IS66 family transposase, which produces MNFMPDTLPDDPLLLKQLLLSANEQMSAKDARIEQLQEQVALLRQRLFGSKSERSIDPDSPQLAMFNEAEQLAEEPAPAVEAEAQEIAEAEEGVAPIKHRGKRQPLPAELPRVEVVHELPEHELSCACGCRKQAIGEEVSEQLDIVPMQIRVIRHIRKVYACRGCESAPTTADKPAQLLEKSLASPGVLAMLLTTRYVDGLPLHRFEKVLARHGVEIPRQTLARWAIQCAGQLQPLLNLMRDRLLESPVIHCDETRVQVLKEPDRDPSSQSWMWVQTGGPPEQPVVLFDYSPSRAQEVPLRLLAGYRGYLMTGSRQTDDYAGYNALAAQPGIERQGCWAHARRKFVEAQQVQPKGKTGRADQALAWINRLYAIERDLRQAGDAERLEARRQHSLPVLAQLKAWLDKTLPQVTAQNALGKAVNYLASNWSRLIRYTEAGYLPIDNNRAERAIRPFVIGRKNWLFSDTPKGATASAQLYSLVETARANGQEPYAWLRHVLERLPAAQGVEDYEALLPWNCTPTAPL; this is translated from the coding sequence ATGAATTTCATGCCCGACACCCTTCCCGACGATCCGCTTTTGCTCAAGCAGTTATTGCTGTCGGCGAACGAGCAGATGTCGGCAAAGGATGCTCGCATAGAACAGCTTCAGGAACAGGTCGCCCTGCTGCGTCAACGCCTGTTCGGCTCGAAATCCGAGCGCAGTATCGATCCGGACTCACCGCAACTGGCGATGTTCAACGAAGCCGAGCAGTTGGCCGAAGAGCCGGCGCCTGCCGTTGAAGCCGAAGCACAAGAGATCGCCGAGGCCGAAGAAGGCGTCGCCCCGATCAAGCACCGTGGCAAACGCCAGCCGCTGCCGGCCGAACTGCCACGGGTCGAGGTCGTCCACGAACTGCCCGAGCACGAACTGAGCTGCGCCTGCGGCTGCCGCAAGCAGGCCATCGGCGAGGAAGTCAGCGAGCAGCTCGACATCGTGCCGATGCAGATCCGGGTGATCCGGCATATCCGCAAGGTCTACGCCTGCCGGGGCTGCGAAAGCGCACCGACCACCGCCGACAAGCCGGCGCAGCTACTCGAGAAAAGCCTGGCCAGTCCCGGCGTGCTGGCGATGCTGCTGACCACCAGGTACGTCGACGGCCTGCCGCTGCACCGCTTCGAGAAGGTGCTCGCCCGCCACGGCGTCGAGATCCCCCGGCAGACCCTGGCGCGCTGGGCGATCCAGTGCGCCGGGCAGCTGCAACCCTTGCTCAACCTGATGCGCGACCGGCTGCTGGAAAGCCCGGTGATCCACTGCGACGAGACGCGGGTGCAGGTGCTCAAGGAGCCGGACCGGGATCCCTCCAGCCAGTCCTGGATGTGGGTGCAGACCGGCGGCCCGCCGGAGCAGCCGGTCGTCCTCTTCGACTACAGCCCCAGCCGGGCACAGGAGGTGCCCTTGCGCCTGCTCGCCGGCTACCGCGGCTACCTGATGACCGGGTCGCGCCAGACCGACGACTACGCCGGCTACAACGCCCTGGCCGCGCAACCGGGCATCGAGCGCCAGGGCTGCTGGGCCCATGCCCGGCGCAAGTTCGTCGAGGCGCAGCAGGTGCAGCCCAAAGGCAAGACCGGGCGCGCCGACCAGGCATTGGCCTGGATCAACCGGCTCTACGCTATCGAGCGCGACCTCCGACAGGCCGGCGATGCCGAGCGCCTGGAGGCGCGCCGGCAACACAGCCTGCCGGTCCTCGCCCAGCTCAAGGCCTGGCTGGACAAGACCCTGCCGCAGGTCACGGCGCAGAATGCGCTGGGCAAGGCGGTGAACTACCTGGCCAGCAACTGGAGCCGGCTCATCCGCTATACCGAGGCGGGCTACCTGCCGATCGACAACAACCGTGCCGAACGGGCCATTCGCCCGTTCGTCATCGGGCGCAAGAACTGGCTGTTCAGCGACACGCCCAAAGGCGCGACGGCCAGCGCGCAGCTCTACAGCCTGGTGGAAACCGCCAGGGCCAACGGGCAGGAGCCCTACGCCTGGCTGCGCCACGTCCTCGAACGCCTGCCGGCAGCGCAAGGCGTCGAAGACTACGAGGCGCTGCTGCCGTGGAACTGCACGCCGACGGCGCCACTGTAA
- the tnpB gene encoding IS66 family insertion sequence element accessory protein TnpB (TnpB, as the term is used for proteins encoded by IS66 family insertion elements, is considered an accessory protein, since TnpC, encoded by a neighboring gene, is a DDE family transposase.) yields the protein MMRPDAKVEKVYLYPKPVDFRKSIDGLAALVELDIQVAVFDPVLFVFLNRARNRVKILYWERNGFCLWLERLEAERFKAPPEPGDEAIVLSAEELNWLLDGFDLWRNRPQRVLRPRYVA from the coding sequence ATGATGCGACCCGACGCCAAGGTCGAAAAGGTCTACCTCTATCCCAAGCCTGTCGATTTCCGAAAATCCATCGATGGCCTCGCCGCCCTGGTCGAGCTGGACATCCAGGTAGCGGTGTTCGATCCGGTGTTGTTCGTGTTTCTCAACCGGGCGCGCAATCGGGTGAAGATCCTGTACTGGGAGCGCAACGGCTTCTGTCTCTGGCTCGAGCGCCTGGAGGCCGAGCGCTTCAAGGCGCCGCCGGAGCCCGGCGACGAGGCCATCGTCCTCAGCGCCGAGGAGTTGAACTGGCTGCTGGATGGCTTCGACCTCTGGCGCAACCGCCCGCAGCGGGTGTTGAGGCCGCGCTATGTGGCCTGA
- a CDS encoding DUF6311 domain-containing protein, translated as MKANSEKYFLAGVSIFSILSFNSIFGFRFLDIRYIDWLFRHGDTAMGQIAWQYFSADSWRWPPGVNHNYGVELSSGILMSDSNAFFALIFKLLPIDGPYQYFGIWLFICFLLQGWVAFKIARSLSISLVGASLFAAFCVVSPIMVWRMYGHFNLVGHWLILMALYFYFSKVDFFFDVWRWALLILVSILVHPYIGVMCCLVFAGYLGEVLLAKKYTFFNVALMGGGGVFSFLFALWLGGYFLLGRAGGEGGFGFFRMNLLSFIQPVPAEWSKFFKARDGFGAGDYEGNAYMGLGFLLLLLVGLPYFWRNVCGSWRKHVALIGVCFILIMFAVSNNVGMGALNFSFSLPVVLVDVFGVLRASGRFIWPVWYLVLLFAFYVLFKELNGRQFLSVILLGFLLQVYDTSDGLASIKARWDHPFQGNLKSSLWGDICKEYSSVKGFVSPGGSSGELWLDLGVFTSVCGLPTNIVRYARSTFSEDAYLRRWSEFLSQAERGRLDKDALYILDENSAALYRLAIQGSNYGLIGVDGLYVLQPLETGAGLLVK; from the coding sequence ATGAAGGCAAATAGCGAAAAATATTTTTTGGCGGGGGTGTCTATTTTTTCGATTTTGTCCTTCAATTCAATTTTTGGGTTTCGCTTCTTGGATATTAGGTATATAGATTGGTTGTTTCGCCATGGCGATACTGCTATGGGGCAGATTGCTTGGCAGTATTTTAGTGCAGACTCATGGCGTTGGCCTCCTGGTGTCAATCATAACTATGGCGTGGAGCTCTCGTCTGGGATCTTGATGTCCGACTCCAATGCGTTTTTTGCGTTGATTTTTAAGCTCCTGCCCATTGATGGGCCTTATCAGTATTTTGGAATATGGTTATTTATTTGTTTTTTGCTCCAAGGATGGGTTGCTTTTAAGATTGCTCGCTCTTTGAGTATTTCTCTGGTTGGTGCTTCTTTGTTTGCTGCTTTTTGTGTCGTGTCTCCGATCATGGTTTGGAGGATGTATGGCCATTTTAATTTGGTTGGACATTGGTTGATTCTGATGGCGTTGTATTTCTACTTCTCTAAAGTTGATTTCTTTTTTGATGTATGGCGTTGGGCTCTGTTGATTCTTGTTTCAATTTTGGTACATCCCTATATAGGGGTTATGTGTTGTCTGGTTTTTGCTGGCTATTTAGGGGAGGTGTTGCTGGCTAAGAAGTATACCTTTTTTAATGTGGCCTTAATGGGGGGAGGAGGCGTTTTCTCTTTTCTGTTTGCGCTCTGGCTAGGAGGGTATTTTTTGTTGGGTAGGGCGGGGGGAGAAGGGGGATTTGGTTTCTTTAGAATGAATCTTCTTTCGTTTATTCAGCCGGTGCCGGCTGAATGGAGTAAATTTTTCAAGGCAAGGGATGGATTTGGTGCCGGAGACTATGAGGGTAATGCTTATATGGGGCTTGGCTTCTTGTTGTTGCTTCTTGTAGGGTTGCCCTATTTTTGGAGGAATGTTTGTGGTTCATGGCGTAAGCATGTTGCGCTGATTGGGGTGTGCTTCATTTTAATCATGTTTGCAGTTTCAAATAATGTTGGTATGGGGGCTTTAAACTTTTCTTTTTCTCTTCCTGTAGTGCTTGTCGATGTGTTTGGTGTGCTGAGGGCTTCAGGGCGCTTTATTTGGCCTGTATGGTATTTGGTCCTGCTTTTCGCTTTTTATGTGCTTTTTAAGGAATTAAATGGGAGGCAGTTTTTATCTGTGATTTTGCTGGGTTTTCTCCTTCAGGTGTATGATACAAGTGATGGGCTTGCCTCAATAAAGGCACGCTGGGATCATCCATTTCAAGGAAATTTAAAGTCATCTCTTTGGGGTGATATTTGTAAGGAATATTCTTCTGTCAAAGGTTTTGTTTCGCCAGGTGGTTCCAGTGGTGAGTTGTGGCTGGATTTAGGAGTTTTTACTTCGGTTTGCGGGCTTCCGACAAATATTGTACGTTATGCTAGGTCGACATTCTCTGAAGATGCTTATTTGAGGAGGTGGTCCGAATTCTTGAGTCAAGCGGAGAGGGGGAGGCTTGATAAGGATGCCCTGTATATTTTAGATGAAAATAGTGCTGCTCTTTATCGGTTGGCTATTCAAGGTTCAAATTATGGTTTGATTGGTGTTGATGGTCTTTATGTTTTGCAGCCTCTTGAGACTGGGGCTGGGTTGTTAGTGAAATAG
- a CDS encoding lysylphosphatidylglycerol synthase transmembrane domain-containing protein, with amino-acid sequence MSEALYLSGWRYRAVILSVVGAAFGYLGFSLWAGWQAVGSAVARVGMGGIVLALLLSLVNYGLRFLRWQSYLRAFGHTVPWWPSLRIYLAGFALTTTPGKAGEALRGVLLKPWGMPYPQSFAAFFSERLSDLFAVVLLALFGLTLYPNAWPLIGLGVGLVVSGLFVLSQRRLLERLLELFSWQHGAVLGLIKHLPQVLLEAQRCHRLEMLIGATLLSVIAWSAEALAFHWILQWMGAENSLAFTVFVYALSMLAGALSFMPGGLGGAEALMVTLLVWKGMPNGDAVAATVLIRLVTLWFAVGIGAVFLYFGNRMVLGRG; translated from the coding sequence GTGAGCGAGGCCCTGTACCTGTCCGGCTGGCGCTACCGGGCGGTCATTCTCTCGGTGGTGGGCGCGGCGTTCGGCTATCTGGGCTTTTCGCTGTGGGCCGGCTGGCAGGCGGTCGGCAGCGCCGTGGCCCGGGTCGGCATGGGCGGCATCGTCCTGGCCCTGCTGCTGTCGCTGGTCAACTACGGGCTGCGCTTTCTGCGCTGGCAAAGCTACCTTCGCGCATTTGGCCATACGGTGCCTTGGTGGCCCAGTCTCAGGATATACCTAGCCGGCTTTGCTTTGACCACCACGCCCGGCAAGGCGGGCGAAGCCCTCCGTGGTGTTCTGCTCAAGCCTTGGGGGATGCCTTATCCGCAGAGCTTCGCTGCTTTTTTCAGCGAGCGCCTGTCCGATCTGTTTGCCGTGGTCCTGCTCGCCCTGTTCGGCCTAACCCTGTATCCCAATGCTTGGCCCCTAATCGGCCTTGGAGTCGGATTAGTCGTGAGCGGATTGTTCGTGCTCTCACAGCGCAGGTTGCTTGAGCGGTTGCTTGAGCTGTTTTCTTGGCAGCATGGGGCAGTGCTTGGCCTGATCAAACATTTGCCCCAAGTATTGCTGGAGGCTCAACGCTGTCATCGGCTGGAAATGCTAATCGGGGCTACGCTGCTAAGTGTGATTGCCTGGAGTGCCGAAGCACTGGCTTTCCACTGGATATTGCAATGGATGGGGGCCGAGAACTCGTTGGCTTTCACAGTGTTTGTCTATGCATTATCTATGTTGGCTGGTGCATTAAGTTTCATGCCGGGGGGCTTGGGCGGTGCCGAGGCATTGATGGTGACCTTGCTAGTCTGGAAAGGAATGCCAAATGGCGATGCAGTCGCGGCGACTGTATTGATTAGGCTGGTCACGCTGTGGTTTGCAGTGGGGATTGGGGCGGTGTTTCTATATTTTGGAAATAGAATGGTTCTTGGTAGGGGTTAA
- a CDS encoding SDR family oxidoreductase: MRRILIIGATSAIAGACARLWAEQGSELFLVARNSEKLEQAAADLRIRGARAVTTHCLEATDVAAHPAMLEQCLATLQQIDVVLVAHGTLPDQRACEREVDVALHEFANNGTSVIALLTLLANQFELQRCGSLAVISSVAGDRGRPSNYLYGSAKAAVSTFCEGLRARLFKAGVHVMTVKPGFVDTPMTRGLALPTALLASPETVARHILRGLERRTATLYTPGFWAAIMLVIRSIPQPLFKRLSL, translated from the coding sequence ATGAGACGCATACTGATCATCGGCGCCACCTCGGCCATCGCCGGCGCCTGCGCCCGCCTGTGGGCAGAGCAGGGCAGCGAGCTGTTCCTGGTCGCCCGCAACTCCGAGAAACTGGAGCAGGCCGCCGCCGACCTGCGCATCCGCGGCGCCCGGGCAGTCACCACCCACTGCCTGGAGGCCACCGACGTCGCCGCCCACCCGGCCATGCTCGAACAGTGCCTGGCCACCCTGCAGCAGATCGACGTCGTCCTGGTCGCCCATGGCACCCTGCCGGACCAGCGGGCCTGCGAACGGGAGGTGGACGTGGCCCTGCACGAGTTCGCCAACAACGGCACCTCGGTCATCGCCCTGCTGACCCTGCTGGCCAACCAGTTCGAGCTTCAGCGCTGCGGCAGCCTGGCGGTGATTTCCTCGGTGGCCGGCGACCGCGGCCGACCCTCCAACTACCTGTACGGCAGCGCCAAGGCTGCCGTCTCCACCTTCTGCGAGGGACTGCGCGCCCGCCTGTTCAAGGCCGGCGTGCATGTCATGACCGTCAAGCCGGGCTTCGTCGACACGCCGATGACCCGCGGGCTGGCGTTGCCGACGGCGCTGCTGGCCAGTCCGGAGACGGTGGCGCGGCACATCCTCCGCGGGCTCGAGCGGCGCACGGCGACCCTCTACACCCCCGGCTTCTGGGCGGCGATCATGCTGGTCATCCGCAGCATTCCGCAGCCGCTCTTCAAGCGGCTGAGCCTGTGA
- a CDS encoding IS5 family transposase, with protein sequence MKQLSFADAEYAGKRKQTRRERFLLEMDQVVPWQGLIALIEPYYPKGEGGRPAYPLAAMLRVHLMQNWFGYSDPAMEEALYETTLLRQFAGLSLERIPDETTLLNFRRLLEKHELAGGILEVINGYLGERGLSLRQGTIVDATLIHAPSSTKNKDGKRDPEMHSTKKGNQYYFGAKAHIGADAESGLVHSVVVTAANVADVTQVDQLLHGEENVVSADAGYTGVEKRPEHEGRQVIWQVAARRSTYKKHGKRSALYKAIRKIEKAKAQVRAKVEHPFRVIKRQFGYTKVRFRGLAKNTSQLVTLFALSNLWMARRYLLANAGEVRL encoded by the coding sequence ATGAAGCAACTGTCCTTCGCCGATGCCGAGTATGCCGGCAAGCGCAAGCAGACCCGCCGCGAGCGCTTCCTGCTCGAGATGGACCAGGTGGTGCCGTGGCAGGGGCTGATCGCCCTGATCGAGCCCTACTATCCCAAGGGCGAAGGCGGTCGGCCCGCCTACCCGCTGGCAGCCATGCTGCGCGTGCACCTGATGCAGAACTGGTTCGGCTACAGCGATCCGGCGATGGAGGAAGCGCTGTACGAAACCACTCTCCTGCGCCAGTTCGCCGGCCTGAGCCTGGAGCGCATCCCGGACGAAACGACCCTCCTCAACTTCCGTCGCCTGCTGGAGAAGCACGAACTGGCCGGGGGAATACTGGAGGTGATCAACGGCTATCTGGGCGAGCGCGGACTGTCGCTGCGCCAGGGCACCATTGTCGACGCCACCCTGATCCATGCGCCGAGCTCGACGAAGAACAAGGACGGCAAGCGCGACCCGGAAATGCACTCGACGAAGAAGGGCAACCAGTACTACTTCGGCGCAAAAGCTCACATTGGTGCCGACGCTGAGTCGGGTCTGGTGCACAGCGTGGTGGTCACGGCAGCCAACGTGGCAGATGTCACCCAAGTCGACCAACTGCTGCATGGCGAGGAAAACGTAGTGAGTGCCGATGCGGGCTATACCGGCGTAGAGAAGCGCCCCGAGCATGAAGGTCGGCAGGTCATCTGGCAGGTCGCGGCCCGGCGCAGTACCTACAAGAAGCATGGCAAGCGTAGCGCCTTATACAAAGCGATCCGCAAGATCGAGAAGGCCAAGGCCCAGGTACGAGCCAAGGTCGAACATCCGTTCCGCGTGATCAAGCGCCAGTTTGGCTACACCAAGGTGCGCTTCCGGGGATTGGCCAAAAACACGTCACAGTTGGTGACGCTGTTCGCCTTGTCGAATCTGTGGATGGCGCGCCGATATTTACTGGCGAATGCAGGAGAGGTGCGCCTGTAA